Proteins found in one Oscillospiraceae bacterium genomic segment:
- a CDS encoding PadR family transcriptional regulator gives MERDEIISGFLLELRRGTLILCVLAKLSEPTYGYNLIAELADTGIAIEANTLYPLLRRLESQGLLFSVWNTDGAKPRKYYNTTDFGKDVLAELKSHWQATVTDLNRILGN, from the coding sequence ATGGAACGCGATGAAATCATATCCGGTTTTTTACTGGAACTGCGCCGGGGGACGCTGATCCTCTGCGTACTCGCCAAGCTCAGTGAACCGACCTACGGCTACAACCTGATCGCCGAACTGGCTGATACCGGCATTGCAATCGAAGCCAACACCCTCTACCCGCTCTTGCGGCGGCTGGAAAGCCAGGGGCTTTTGTTCAGCGTCTGGAATACCGACGGCGCCAAGCCCCGTAAATATTACAACACCACGGACTTCGGCAAAGACGTATTGGCTGAATTGAAAAGCCATTGGCAAGCCACTGTAACAGACCTGAATCGTATTTTGGGAAATTAG